Part of the Mus caroli chromosome 1, CAROLI_EIJ_v1.1, whole genome shotgun sequence genome, GAGCTATCGAAATCATCAagtgagtaaaataaaattaatctatcACTTATCTTCTGAGTGTTCATTACACACAAGAATATCTTTTAAGGACACAAATCTTGTTGTCAGTAATTTTACGTTGCCTTATCCAGTTTTTTCTCAGCTTAAAAAGGTCCTTTTATTAGCTGACTTTTTAAGGCAGTTTGCACAATTTTGCATTTTGTAAACCATTATGCTTCATCTTTATAGAATGACATCGAGGGACGTGTATCTGAACCAGAAAACGATGAGTCAAGAACAGTATTGATTCAGGGACAGAACAACAGTGTTTTTGGCCACAGACATCTGTTACTATTACTGGATATTTACAACATGCTTCAGTGGAGAAGACGACACTGTTGCTTTGCAAAAATGACCTGGAATACTAAGAGGTCTCTGTTCCGGACTCACCTTATGGGTATACTTTCTCTAGTGTTTCTTTttgctatgtttttgtttttcaatcatCATGACTGGTTACCAGGTAGACCAGGATTTAAAGAAAATCCTGTGACATACACTTTCCGAGGATTTCGTTCTACAAAAAGTGAGACAAACCATAGCTCCCTTCGGAACATCTGGAAAGAAGTAGCTCCTCAGACTTTGAGGCCTCAAACAGCAAGTAACTCCAATAACACAGAGCTATCACCACAAGGAGTTACAGGACTAGAGAACACTCTCAGTGCCAATGGAAGCATTTATAATGAAAAAGGTACTGGACATCCAAACTCTTACcatttcaaatatattatcaATGAGCCTGGAAAATGTCAAGAGAAAAGTCCATTTTTAATACTATTAATAGCTGCAGAACCTGGACAAATCGAAGCAAGAAGAGCTATACGGCAAACTTGGGGCAATGAAACTTTAGCACCTGGCATCCAAATTACACGGGTTTTTTTGTTGGGCATAAGTATTAAGCTAAATGGCTATCTTCAACATGCAATTCAAGAAGAAAGCAGACAGTATCATGATATAATTCAGCAGGAATACTTAGATACATACTATAATCTGACCATTAAAACACTAATGGGTATGAACTGGGTTGCAACATACTGTCCACATACTCCCTATGTTATGAAAACGGACAGTGACATGTTTGTCAACACAGAATATTTAATACACAAGTTACTAAAGCCAGACCTGCCTCCTAGACATAACTATTTTACTGGCTATCTAATGAGAGGATATGCACcgaacagaaacaaagacagtaaGTGGTACATGCCACCAGACCTTTACCCAAGTGAGCGCTATCCTGTCTTCTGCTCAGGAACTGGTTATGTGTTTTCTGGGGATCTGGCAGAGAAGATATTTAAGGTTTCTTTAGGTATCCGTCGTTTGCACTTGGAAGATGTATATGTAGGGATCTGTCTTGCCAAGTTGAGAGTTGATCCTGTGCCCCCTCCCAATGAGTTCGTGTTCAATCACTGGCGAGTTTCTTATTCAAGCTGTAAATACAGCCACCTAATTACCTCTCATCAGTTCCAGCCTAGTGAACTGATAAAATACTGGAACCATTTACAACAAAATAAGCACAATGCCTGTGCCAATGCAGcaaaggaaaaggcaggcaggtaTCGACACCGCAAACTACACTAGAAGACTATTTTTGTTCAAATGTGGAGTCTGTAAATATTGCTTAAAGCATGTATAGTTAAAAACTTGATTATATACATAGGACAAGTTTTAGTTCAACTCATCACATAAAGGAATTcaaagctattttttaaatttctggatAAGATAATTCATACAATTGCAAATTATGACAAAAAGGTATCCCAAAAGAGTCTATTTAAATAACTGTATGAGGAGATTCTCTATATTAACATGCAATAAtaagcatgcatacataaatgGTTCAAGTCTTACATTAGGGACCAATACAATGTATCTGCATACATTTTCTATATAAATCTTAATAAATGAAGACAGTAAAAAGATTCCTAGATTTACTTTTGATTTCACCATATAACTAAATGTAAATAAGACAGTACTATTGATTTTAAAGGAACTTTGTAATTGTGCAAAGAACAAATTTTCTGACCTGACTCAGTTGCAATAAGATTTAGTTAAGTTATTCCATAAACTCATTCATAGCATTCAGGTGTTTGAGCAATGCAATTCTCATTCaagaatatacttttaaaaataatttataattattttaatttcttttattaatactTATCTATACTGGGAAAATTATTTTGACATGATGTgataaatgtgaaaaattaatGTGTCTCAGGCTCaagtttttataaaatgaattattaaagGTATCAAAATAGATGATAAATTTTGTTTCCTCATTGGTATTAAGGGTCAAGCCCATATTTCAATGgattttgcctttaaaatatgACACTCTTGGGGAGTGCTTTTATCTTCAACTATACCTGACTTAAAGTATGTCTGTAAAATAGAATCATATTCCTCTAGCTGAAATACAAGTAGTAACATAACAGCACAGGGGGGATGTGCGGTTttaaatatggaagaaaaaaatgaatagaggTAGTAGTTTCAttcaatgtattttaaagttGTATATCTGCCAAACAGCGAGATATAGGAAAAGTTTATATTCTGAGAGCAGTGTACGTAAGACAACATTTAATCATTTTATGGcacttatttctttctctcagtgTCAAGTTTGTAAACCTTCGGTTTTTAATTTGGTAGATGACAAATATTTGCATCACCAATTCAAACCATTTAGGGAATGGTGGGGAGAAAGCTACGTATGTTTGATAACCATTTGCTTTTAGAATGGACAATATACTTAATGCACTTTAATCAAGGTACTATTGGTTTTTAAAAGGTAAACAACAAAGCCCTGAACTAAATGCTATACAAATGTTCTCATATTTCATTTGGCCCTATCATGAACTGTAACATCAATAAACACAAGCCCAGTAACTTTGAAACTTAGTGTATCCTatgaatatttatgaattttaattaaGTCAGAATATCTCCTATCAGAATTCTAATAATCGTTTTTATCACTAAATCTAGTATGAAAGGATAAATTGACAGATGCACAAAAAGCTTTATTTGTTAGTAATACAGAGTTCTACTTATATTAAATGTAtagctcattttttaaataag contains:
- the B3galt2 gene encoding beta-1,3-galactosyltransferase 2; this encodes MLQWRRRHCCFAKMTWNTKRSLFRTHLMGILSLVFLFAMFLFFNHHDWLPGRPGFKENPVTYTFRGFRSTKSETNHSSLRNIWKEVAPQTLRPQTASNSNNTELSPQGVTGLENTLSANGSIYNEKGTGHPNSYHFKYIINEPGKCQEKSPFLILLIAAEPGQIEARRAIRQTWGNETLAPGIQITRVFLLGISIKLNGYLQHAIQEESRQYHDIIQQEYLDTYYNLTIKTLMGMNWVATYCPHTPYVMKTDSDMFVNTEYLIHKLLKPDLPPRHNYFTGYLMRGYAPNRNKDSKWYMPPDLYPSERYPVFCSGTGYVFSGDLAEKIFKVSLGIRRLHLEDVYVGICLAKLRVDPVPPPNEFVFNHWRVSYSSCKYSHLITSHQFQPSELIKYWNHLQQNKHNACANAAKEKAGRYRHRKLH